Proteins from a genomic interval of Bifidobacterium longum subsp. infantis ATCC 15697 = JCM 1222 = DSM 20088:
- a CDS encoding HipA domain-containing protein — MPRKLIMCGDHPVLAFEYDPESGRACSSGEVLDHDRLPLEFTTHGKSALYAKRIDEWWRSRAIPSTRDGIRRVLESLGAASTDELLDRTYGLSLSDQYWVRHEDDPAEWKDVNFFDNSFDEALGEILLTSYSSSHDISLNVPDVSTGGDLPKRWTIDRATGRRLLVKSGRTGQEPMNEVIASRLCMRLGVPAVRYSLARNGNRLVCPCEDMLTSHEEMVSAWQVLQSARTVNGLNSHDQWIHAAVGFGADERAVRDAADDWLVVDYLMRNTDRHYNNFGLIRDIETLEIRPAPIYDTGASLWSGELDVDGRDWFAKPFYTATGKPSALRQLRLVEDWSRFDLDALSDWPDEAAHELSRMRMFAPERLDAIRVQLVKRIGMLRRISEGEVLRVSDPIRNKTDLMDRFGETLRKNLGQRDGDARSVGTGPDALSRHLNR; from the coding sequence ATGCCACGCAAGCTGATCATGTGCGGGGACCATCCGGTCCTTGCGTTCGAATACGATCCCGAGTCCGGTCGCGCGTGCTCCTCTGGCGAGGTCCTTGACCATGATCGTCTGCCCCTGGAATTCACCACGCACGGCAAGAGCGCGCTGTATGCCAAGAGGATCGACGAATGGTGGAGGTCCCGCGCCATCCCCTCCACCCGCGACGGCATCCGCCGCGTGCTCGAATCGCTTGGCGCGGCATCGACCGACGAACTGCTCGACAGGACCTACGGGCTGAGCCTGTCGGACCAGTACTGGGTCAGACACGAGGACGACCCGGCCGAATGGAAGGACGTCAACTTCTTCGACAATTCCTTCGACGAGGCGCTGGGCGAGATCCTGCTCACCTCGTACTCGTCGTCCCATGACATCAGCCTCAACGTCCCCGACGTGTCCACTGGCGGCGATCTTCCCAAACGCTGGACGATCGACAGGGCCACCGGCAGGAGACTGCTCGTCAAGTCGGGGCGTACTGGCCAGGAGCCGATGAACGAGGTCATCGCCTCGAGGCTCTGCATGCGATTGGGCGTTCCGGCCGTCCGGTATTCCCTGGCACGCAACGGCAACCGTCTGGTCTGCCCGTGCGAGGACATGCTCACCAGCCATGAGGAGATGGTCTCCGCCTGGCAGGTGCTCCAATCCGCCAGAACCGTCAATGGACTCAACTCGCATGACCAGTGGATCCATGCCGCCGTCGGCTTCGGAGCTGACGAGCGCGCCGTGCGCGACGCCGCGGACGACTGGCTCGTGGTCGATTATCTCATGCGCAACACCGACCGGCACTATAACAACTTCGGTCTGATCCGCGACATCGAGACCCTTGAGATCCGTCCGGCGCCGATCTACGACACCGGCGCGAGTCTGTGGAGCGGCGAGCTCGATGTGGACGGCCGCGACTGGTTCGCCAAGCCGTTCTACACCGCGACCGGCAAGCCCTCGGCTTTGCGGCAGCTCAGACTGGTGGAGGATTGGAGCCGGTTCGACCTGGATGCTCTGTCGGACTGGCCCGACGAGGCGGCGCACGAGTTGTCGCGCATGCGCATGTTCGCGCCCGAACGCCTCGACGCCATCCGGGTACAGTTGGTAAAGCGTATCGGGATGCTCCGCAGAATCAGCGAAGGTGAGGTCCTTCGTGTTTCTGACCCGATTCGCAATAAAACGGATTTGATGGACAGATTCGGCGAGACGTTGCGGAAGAACCTTGGACAACGGGACGGGGATGCCAGAAGCGTCGGAACCGGACCGGATGCGTTGAGCCGTCATCTGAACCGCTAG
- a CDS encoding Fic family protein, whose product MANPELSRHIQALPDELNALEGGREISEHLRRVDALKDRARSLEPLDGVEDMALADYDRDWLVRYTYNSNAIEGSTLTLEDTSLVLEGEFVPSDSPARYVFAARGVADGMAYVREYAKEGRKLNEELIRRLHEVTALDLQPFARGTFRPYGYLARITATRVKTADPLEIRDDLRSLIDGLDGCAAHPLLRAAGFHAMFENIHPFMDGNGRTGRQLLNFVLLRNGYRPVAIKYDAGRSYARGLEAWQVDGKPDSFCSIFLDCVEQEEQTLVDLIERLRHLR is encoded by the coding sequence ATGGCCAATCCCGAGCTGTCACGGCACATCCAGGCCCTTCCCGACGAGCTGAACGCCCTTGAAGGGGGACGGGAGATTTCCGAACACCTGCGGAGGGTCGACGCGCTGAAGGACCGGGCCCGCTCGCTGGAGCCGTTGGACGGTGTCGAGGACATGGCGTTGGCGGATTACGACCGCGACTGGCTGGTGCGCTACACCTACAACTCGAACGCCATTGAGGGATCCACGCTGACCCTGGAGGACACGTCGCTGGTGTTGGAGGGCGAGTTCGTCCCATCGGACTCGCCGGCCAGATACGTGTTCGCAGCGCGAGGGGTCGCTGACGGCATGGCCTACGTGCGCGAATATGCCAAGGAGGGGCGGAAGCTGAACGAGGAGCTGATCCGTCGTCTACACGAGGTGACCGCATTGGATCTCCAGCCGTTCGCCCGCGGCACGTTCCGTCCTTATGGCTATTTGGCGCGGATCACCGCCACCCGAGTCAAGACCGCGGACCCGCTGGAGATCCGCGACGACCTGCGATCCTTGATCGACGGGTTGGATGGCTGCGCAGCGCATCCGCTGCTCAGGGCCGCCGGTTTCCACGCGATGTTCGAGAACATCCATCCATTCATGGACGGCAACGGGCGGACCGGCCGCCAGCTGCTCAACTTCGTGCTGCTGCGGAACGGATACCGTCCCGTGGCCATCAAATACGATGCGGGTCGGTCATATGCGCGAGGCCTGGAGGCATGGCAGGTGGACGGCAAGCCGGATTCGTTCTGCTCCATTTTCCTAGACTGCGTGGAACAGGAGGAACAGACGCTCGTCGATCTGATCGAGCGGCTTCGCCATCTGAGATAG
- a CDS encoding IS3 family transposase: MGVRVSAKRIMRLMTSHGLVPLFKSAKRYSSYKGELTKAPKNLVNRDFHAERPNMLWVTDLTEFSIPAGKAYLSPVIDCYDGLPVAWTIGTSPNAALANGMLLDACSTLKDGEKPIIHSDRGCHYRWPEWIRICKDNNLTRSTGAKGCSPDNAAAEGFFGRPRQEFFHKRSFAGVSMDGFINMLNDYMVWYRDRRIKTEFGMSIMDRRRGLGLVA; this comes from the coding sequence ATGGGCGTCAGGGTATCGGCCAAACGGATCATGCGGCTGATGACCTCACATGGCCTGGTGCCCCTGTTCAAGAGCGCGAAGCGGTACAGCTCGTACAAGGGCGAGCTCACCAAGGCGCCGAAGAACCTGGTGAACCGCGATTTCCACGCCGAGCGGCCGAACATGCTGTGGGTCACGGACCTCACGGAATTCTCGATCCCCGCGGGCAAGGCCTACCTGTCGCCGGTCATCGACTGCTACGACGGGCTTCCCGTCGCGTGGACGATCGGCACGAGCCCGAACGCGGCGTTGGCCAACGGCATGCTGCTGGACGCGTGCTCCACGCTCAAGGACGGAGAGAAGCCGATCATCCACAGTGACCGCGGCTGCCACTACCGGTGGCCGGAATGGATCCGCATCTGCAAGGACAACAACCTGACGCGTTCGACGGGCGCGAAAGGCTGTTCTCCGGACAACGCGGCCGCGGAGGGGTTCTTCGGCCGTCCCAGGCAGGAGTTCTTCCACAAGCGCAGCTTCGCGGGCGTCTCGATGGACGGGTTCATCAACATGCTCAACGACTACATGGTCTGGTACCGGGACAGGCGGATCAAGACGGAGTTCGGCATGAGCATCATGGATCGTCGACGCGGGCTCGGTCTTGTGGCATGA
- a CDS encoding MFS transporter, whose product MSNSLKLVSAPVRESRLWDIPGYVPWFTADSATAIGVALRYLAVSLIGYKLTGSTTAAGWLGSLAAIAQQAAAVFGGTFADRHDRKTLIIVNATAGVICWGSVAALLMAGKLVFPVLLAIAVFESAVNGFLGPASDAMLKSIVDIRSYPKARSLNEGRDATINMAGSPVGGLLYGIAPWLPFLSAAVMYLLAGVAATRIRVGGNPRNGSDSGNGDSDDDGGKAGGASFFRDFAEGWSWSLHRRMLVLTMVSSALANFGVNGFQYAIQLHLMRTGVNATLIGFVNTGVFLAMLAGAFIAGRISDTAPVGPVTCCGFVFICIASLPMLLTDNYWVLLIANAVMCLPFPIINALQLGFIFGKTPDTMQGRITVTLTVPAQALSAFCSATAGSLLPAFGFSGTMLVFWAVMLVSMLLIVSSRSLRTIPRADQWDRTPLE is encoded by the coding sequence ATGAGTAATTCGTTAAAGCTCGTTTCTGCTCCTGTGCGCGAAAGCAGGTTGTGGGATATCCCAGGTTACGTGCCATGGTTCACGGCGGACAGCGCGACGGCCATCGGCGTGGCCCTGCGGTATCTGGCGGTCTCTCTGATCGGATACAAGCTCACCGGATCGACCACAGCAGCGGGTTGGTTGGGCTCGCTGGCCGCGATCGCACAGCAGGCGGCCGCCGTGTTCGGCGGGACATTCGCCGACCGTCACGATCGCAAGACACTGATCATCGTGAACGCGACAGCGGGCGTCATCTGTTGGGGGTCAGTCGCTGCGCTGCTCATGGCCGGCAAGCTGGTCTTCCCCGTGCTGCTTGCCATCGCGGTGTTCGAGTCTGCGGTCAACGGGTTTCTCGGCCCCGCCTCGGATGCGATGCTCAAATCCATCGTCGATATTCGCTCATATCCGAAAGCGCGCAGTCTCAACGAAGGCCGTGACGCGACCATCAACATGGCCGGCAGCCCAGTCGGCGGCCTGCTGTACGGCATCGCCCCGTGGTTGCCGTTCCTGTCGGCTGCGGTCATGTACCTGCTGGCAGGCGTGGCTGCGACACGTATCCGAGTCGGCGGAAATCCGCGGAACGGCAGCGATAGCGGCAACGGCGATAGCGACGATGACGGTGGGAAAGCGGGCGGCGCGTCATTTTTCCGTGATTTCGCCGAAGGATGGTCGTGGTCGCTGCACCGCAGGATGCTGGTGTTGACGATGGTGTCGTCCGCGCTGGCGAATTTCGGGGTCAATGGCTTCCAGTATGCGATTCAGCTGCATCTGATGCGCACCGGCGTGAACGCGACGCTCATCGGATTCGTGAATACGGGCGTATTCCTCGCGATGCTGGCGGGTGCGTTCATCGCCGGACGGATCAGCGATACCGCACCGGTCGGGCCGGTGACATGCTGCGGATTCGTGTTCATCTGCATCGCTTCGCTGCCGATGCTGCTGACCGACAACTACTGGGTGCTGCTTATCGCCAACGCCGTGATGTGCCTGCCGTTCCCGATCATCAACGCGTTGCAGCTCGGGTTCATTTTCGGTAAGACGCCCGACACGATGCAGGGGCGTATCACCGTGACGCTTACCGTACCGGCCCAGGCACTGTCCGCGTTCTGCTCAGCGACGGCCGGAAGTCTGCTGCCCGCTTTCGGATTCAGCGGGACTATGCTGGTGTTCTGGGCGGTGATGCTCGTCAGTATGCTGCTAATCGTCAGTTCGCGCAGCCTGCGCACCATTCCACGCGCCGACCAGTGGGATCGCACACCGCTGGAGTAG
- a CDS encoding IS256 family transposase: protein MSNQILQVDENMLETKLDRLVSRKGEELLNAMLDAEADEITGAARYERASGRRAYRAGHYERNLTVKAGTMTLRVPKLKGAVFESAVIERYRRREQSVEEALIDMYLAGVSTRQVDDISRLLWGERMPSQTLSDKLKRVYEDIDQWRNRPLAAHSYPYLFVDGVWHKRTWGGSVENVSVLVAIGVDDTGHREVVGVAEGMKEDKASWEQFVRSMIERGLRGVRLVVGDRCAGLVSTVNSMLPDARYQRCMVHFMRNVLSKVSHKHAAWAASALKAVFAMESRQAALEKAEQVATEMESKGLKAAASCLREGISETTTYLLDDYPVEHRRRIRTNNMIERLNREIRRRTRVVGSFPDGRSALMLVCARIRYVTANQWSARRYLDMSRLDGIMQSTD, encoded by the coding sequence ATGTCGAACCAGATTCTACAGGTCGACGAGAACATGCTCGAGACGAAGCTGGACCGTCTCGTGTCCCGGAAGGGCGAGGAGCTGTTGAACGCGATGCTGGACGCGGAGGCCGACGAGATCACCGGGGCCGCGAGATACGAGCGTGCGTCCGGTCGGAGGGCCTACCGTGCGGGCCACTACGAGCGGAACCTGACCGTGAAGGCCGGGACGATGACGCTCAGGGTGCCGAAGCTGAAGGGCGCGGTCTTCGAGTCGGCGGTCATCGAACGCTACCGGCGTCGCGAGCAGAGCGTCGAGGAGGCGCTGATCGACATGTACCTGGCCGGCGTCAGCACGCGTCAGGTCGACGACATCAGCCGCCTGCTGTGGGGCGAGCGGATGCCCTCCCAGACGCTCTCCGACAAGCTCAAGCGCGTGTACGAGGACATCGATCAATGGCGGAACCGTCCCCTGGCGGCCCATTCGTACCCGTACCTGTTCGTGGACGGCGTGTGGCACAAGCGCACGTGGGGCGGGTCGGTCGAGAACGTGAGCGTGCTGGTCGCCATCGGCGTGGACGACACCGGCCACCGTGAGGTCGTCGGCGTCGCGGAGGGCATGAAGGAGGACAAGGCCAGCTGGGAGCAGTTCGTCAGGAGCATGATCGAACGCGGTCTCAGGGGCGTGCGGCTCGTGGTCGGCGACCGGTGCGCCGGGCTCGTCTCCACCGTGAACTCGATGCTGCCGGACGCGCGCTACCAGCGGTGCATGGTCCACTTCATGCGCAACGTCCTGTCCAAGGTCAGCCACAAGCACGCGGCATGGGCCGCGTCCGCCCTGAAGGCCGTGTTCGCCATGGAAAGCCGGCAGGCCGCGTTGGAGAAGGCCGAACAGGTCGCCACCGAAATGGAGTCCAAGGGGCTGAAGGCCGCCGCCTCCTGCCTCAGGGAAGGCATCAGCGAGACCACGACCTACCTGCTCGACGACTATCCCGTCGAGCATCGGCGGCGGATCCGCACGAACAACATGATCGAACGGCTCAACCGCGAGATCCGCCGGCGCACCAGAGTGGTCGGCAGCTTCCCGGACGGCAGGAGCGCGCTCATGCTCGTCTGCGCCAGGATCCGCTACGTCACCGCCAACCAATGGAGCGCACGCCGCTACCTGGACATGTCCCGGCTCGACGGCATCATGCAATCAACCGACTGA